A region of Thermococcus barossii DNA encodes the following proteins:
- a CDS encoding TBP-interacting protein, with translation MAYGELSPRIKKVYAQVRYLDDYHWEINGGRIIGLHKKSNVRVTIDVADNREHAERMAEEGTGEGIRIIAIPDKSVFFVHNGAFILTYRYLKATLADINDHIVWSGFKVVEDGGNLIQEDFYEYLGGAFINHIKNNMLAGQDYIFWQFYKCESCGKYVDVESLERHLKGHGIKHHEKSEERYEVFEINFRDGKIYDKYGKEVRLDQFSEEARDFINEITSGMKGA, from the coding sequence ATGGCCTACGGTGAGCTTAGCCCGAGGATCAAGAAGGTCTATGCCCAGGTGAGATATCTGGATGACTATCACTGGGAGATAAACGGTGGAAGGATAATCGGACTTCACAAGAAAAGCAACGTCAGGGTCACTATAGACGTTGCCGACAACAGGGAGCACGCCGAAAGGATGGCCGAGGAGGGAACAGGTGAGGGGATAAGGATAATCGCCATACCCGACAAGAGCGTGTTCTTCGTCCACAACGGCGCCTTCATACTGACCTACCGCTACCTGAAGGCGACCCTCGCGGACATAAACGACCACATAGTCTGGAGCGGCTTTAAGGTCGTCGAGGACGGTGGCAACCTCATCCAGGAGGACTTTTACGAGTACCTTGGAGGGGCCTTCATCAACCACATCAAGAACAACATGCTCGCGGGCCAGGACTACATCTTCTGGCAGTTCTACAAGTGCGAGAGCTGCGGCAAGTACGTTGACGTCGAGAGCCTTGAACGGCACCTCAAGGGGCACGGTATAAAGCACCACGAGAAGAGCGAGGAGCGCTACGAGGTCTTTGAGATAAACTTCAGGGACGGTAAAATCTACGACAAGTATGGCAAGGAGGTCAGGCTCGACCAGTTCAGCGAAGAGGCGAGGGACTTCATCAACGAGATAACCTCGGGTATGAAGGGGGCTTAG
- a CDS encoding threonine--tRNA ligase, whose product MRMLLIHSDYLEYEVKDKALKSPEPISEEQKKGRLEEVLAVFMSVEKADESNPEEVVEKAVAEIKDVASQVKANRIFVYPFAHLSSELAKPDVALKVLQRIEERLREEGFEVKRAPFGYYKAFRLSCKGHPLAELSRTIVPSGEAVSKEERNIALEKEEELKSYWYILTPEGELVEVDKFDFTGHENLRKFANYEISKSRIADREPPHVRIMLEQELVDYEPGSDPGNLRYYPKGRLIKGLLEQYVTEKVIEYGAMEVETPIMYDFEHPALEKYLNRFPARQYVVKSGDKKFFLRFAACFGQFLIKKDATISYRNLPLRMYELTRYSFRREKSGELSGLRRLRAFTMPDMHTVARDLKQAMDEFKKQYKLSMEVLRGVGLTPDDYEVAIRFTEDFWKENRDFIVELARIIGKPVLIEMWKQRFFYFILKFEFNFVDNLDKAAALSTVQIDVENAERFGITYYDEEGKERYPLILHCSPSGAIERVMYAILEKQAKLQARGVKPSFPLWLSPIQVRVIPVSDEVLDYALYVAGKLEGAKIRVDVDDTGDRLNKKIRKAEKEWVPYIIVVGKNEKEQGTVTVRRRSDGKQVEMQLEDLIKEIRSQTEGFPYRPRPLPLLLSRRPKFRG is encoded by the coding sequence ATGAGAATGCTTCTGATACACAGCGACTATTTGGAATACGAGGTAAAAGACAAGGCCCTTAAGAGCCCCGAGCCGATAAGCGAGGAGCAGAAGAAGGGCAGGCTTGAGGAGGTTCTGGCCGTTTTCATGAGCGTTGAAAAGGCTGACGAATCCAACCCCGAGGAAGTCGTCGAAAAGGCCGTTGCCGAGATAAAAGACGTGGCATCACAGGTTAAGGCCAACAGGATATTCGTCTATCCCTTCGCGCACCTCAGCAGCGAGCTGGCCAAGCCGGACGTGGCGCTGAAGGTTCTCCAGAGGATTGAAGAGAGGCTGAGGGAGGAGGGCTTTGAGGTTAAGAGGGCACCCTTCGGCTACTACAAGGCCTTCAGGCTTTCCTGTAAGGGTCACCCGCTCGCTGAACTCAGCAGGACGATAGTCCCGAGCGGCGAGGCGGTCAGCAAGGAGGAGCGCAACATAGCCCTTGAGAAGGAGGAGGAGCTGAAGAGCTACTGGTACATCCTGACGCCCGAGGGCGAGCTGGTAGAGGTGGACAAGTTCGACTTCACCGGCCATGAAAACCTCCGGAAGTTCGCCAACTACGAGATAAGCAAGAGCAGGATAGCTGACAGGGAGCCGCCCCACGTCAGGATAATGCTCGAGCAGGAGCTGGTGGACTACGAACCTGGAAGCGATCCCGGAAACCTCCGCTACTACCCGAAGGGGCGCCTGATAAAGGGTCTGCTTGAACAGTACGTCACCGAGAAGGTCATAGAGTACGGCGCGATGGAGGTCGAGACTCCGATCATGTACGACTTCGAGCACCCAGCTTTGGAGAAGTACCTCAACCGCTTCCCGGCAAGGCAGTACGTCGTCAAGAGCGGCGACAAGAAGTTCTTCCTCCGCTTCGCTGCATGCTTCGGTCAGTTCCTCATAAAGAAGGACGCCACGATAAGCTACCGCAACCTGCCGCTCAGGATGTACGAGCTGACGAGATACTCCTTCAGGAGGGAGAAGAGCGGCGAGCTTTCGGGCCTGAGAAGGCTCAGGGCCTTCACGATGCCCGATATGCACACCGTTGCGAGGGACCTCAAGCAGGCGATGGACGAGTTCAAGAAGCAGTACAAGCTTAGCATGGAGGTTCTTAGGGGCGTTGGCCTCACGCCGGATGACTACGAGGTTGCCATAAGGTTCACCGAGGACTTCTGGAAGGAGAACAGGGACTTCATCGTCGAGCTGGCAAGGATAATCGGCAAGCCCGTCCTGATAGAGATGTGGAAGCAGAGGTTCTTCTACTTCATACTCAAGTTCGAGTTCAACTTCGTGGACAATCTCGACAAAGCTGCTGCTTTGAGCACCGTTCAGATTGACGTTGAGAACGCGGAGCGCTTCGGCATAACCTACTACGATGAGGAAGGAAAGGAGCGCTACCCGCTCATACTCCACTGCTCGCCGAGCGGGGCCATAGAGCGCGTTATGTACGCCATCCTTGAGAAGCAGGCCAAACTCCAGGCCAGGGGAGTTAAACCTTCCTTCCCGCTCTGGCTCAGCCCGATACAGGTCAGGGTTATCCCTGTCAGTGACGAGGTCCTCGACTACGCGCTCTACGTGGCAGGGAAGCTTGAGGGGGCCAAGATTAGGGTCGACGTGGACGACACCGGCGACAGGCTCAACAAGAAGATAAGAAAGGCCGAGAAGGAGTGGGTTCCGTACATAATCGTTGTCGGCAAGAACGAGAAGGAGCAGGGTACGGTGACTGTCAGGAGGAGGAGCGACGGAAAACAGGTCGAGATGCAGCTGGAGGACCTCATAAAGGAGATAAGGAGTCAGACCGAGGGATTCCCGTACAGGCCGAGGCCCCTGCCGCTGCTCCTCAGCAGAAGGCCCAAGTTCAGGGGCTGA
- a CDS encoding exosome complex RNA-binding protein Csl4 encodes MDEKRGVKNGDLVLPGDYLGVIEEYFPGEGVKEENGELYAIRAGKVRIDPDRMEISVEPVTDTPPLPQVGDVVIAKVIEVKPQAAIVQLIKIEGRNDREIATSKLAGIHISQVREGYVDGMSSEFKIGDIVRARVIANEKSPIQLSTKGHDLGVIYALCSRCRAPLVRRGDKLICPRCGHVETRKLSSLYRKLKV; translated from the coding sequence ATGGATGAAAAGAGAGGCGTGAAAAACGGTGATCTGGTTCTTCCCGGGGACTACCTCGGTGTCATCGAGGAGTACTTTCCCGGCGAGGGTGTTAAGGAGGAGAACGGTGAGCTTTATGCAATAAGGGCTGGGAAGGTAAGGATAGACCCGGACAGGATGGAAATCAGCGTTGAACCCGTGACTGATACTCCGCCCCTGCCGCAGGTTGGTGACGTTGTTATAGCCAAGGTTATAGAGGTAAAGCCCCAGGCCGCGATAGTCCAGCTCATCAAAATCGAGGGAAGGAACGACAGGGAGATAGCGACGTCCAAACTCGCGGGAATCCATATCTCCCAGGTCAGGGAGGGTTACGTGGATGGTATGAGCAGCGAGTTCAAGATAGGCGACATCGTCAGGGCGAGGGTTATAGCGAACGAAAAGAGCCCCATCCAGCTCTCGACCAAGGGGCATGATTTGGGTGTTATATACGCCCTCTGCTCCCGTTGCAGGGCGCCGCTCGTGAGGCGCGGCGACAAGCTCATCTGCCCGCGCTGCGGTCACGTCGAGACGAGGAAGCTCTCCTCCCTCTACAGAAAGCTGAAGGTGTGA
- a CDS encoding DUF2067 family protein, with translation MARAKKVITIHVRDDREKEEFLRELQRLRLPAFIYVHGKLNDLKINVQGTKEDIREAIRRIREIHNRVRAKLYPDRRGLYRYTIDDLLRESGASVSTPILVKTLELLGETVEVREGELITSMPWEEMVSLTGTLGEYLSDVSLQTTRQIREVILPVAVLKGLDPMEVTDLLVELGLAEWKEDKFKYELVKNKEQALEILLKHLEGEENED, from the coding sequence ATGGCCAGGGCGAAGAAGGTAATAACGATTCACGTCCGGGACGACAGGGAAAAGGAGGAGTTCCTCAGGGAACTTCAGAGGCTCCGCCTCCCTGCCTTCATCTACGTCCACGGTAAGCTCAACGACCTTAAGATAAACGTCCAGGGAACCAAGGAGGACATCAGGGAGGCCATCCGCAGGATACGGGAGATACACAACCGTGTCAGGGCCAAGCTGTATCCGGACAGGCGCGGCCTCTACCGCTACACGATAGACGACCTACTCCGTGAATCCGGAGCGAGCGTCTCCACCCCGATACTCGTGAAGACCCTTGAACTCCTGGGCGAAACCGTTGAAGTGAGGGAGGGCGAGCTGATAACGTCCATGCCCTGGGAGGAGATGGTCTCTCTAACCGGAACCTTGGGTGAGTACCTTTCGGACGTCTCCCTTCAGACCACCAGGCAGATAAGGGAGGTCATCCTTCCGGTGGCGGTTCTCAAGGGGCTTGACCCCATGGAGGTCACTGACCTGCTCGTTGAACTCGGCCTCGCGGAGTGGAAGGAGGATAAGTTTAAATACGAACTGGTGAAGAACAAGGAGCAGGCGCTGGAGATACTGCTCAAGCACTTAGAGGGTGAGGAAAATGAGGATTGA
- a CDS encoding DNA-directed RNA polymerase subunit L → MRIEVIKREENVLEFYLEGEDHTFANLLNEVLHENKHVTFAGYTIEHPVLMARKPKFRIVTDGKVTPEKALEEAAQKIFDRARAVLDAWKEAIGE, encoded by the coding sequence ATGAGGATTGAAGTCATCAAGCGTGAGGAAAACGTCCTTGAGTTCTACCTCGAGGGGGAGGATCACACCTTCGCCAACCTGCTCAATGAGGTGCTCCACGAGAACAAGCACGTCACCTTCGCGGGCTACACCATAGAGCACCCGGTTCTCATGGCCCGGAAGCCGAAGTTCAGAATAGTCACCGACGGCAAAGTGACGCCAGAGAAGGCCCTTGAAGAGGCCGCTCAAAAGATATTCGACAGGGCAAGGGCCGTTCTTGATGCTTGGAAGGAAGCCATAGGCGAGTGA
- a CDS encoding ribonuclease III family protein, with product MRYERNFTDKGLSKFGDSLINFVFSLALSEYLGKPTGERVPNASLSIALELSGLRHLVPPRTDKHGRGDIAEAIFAYAWLEGRITVEEAVEILKENFTGDVTHFSMRKEAIGRAFAEVFKVIGERLGL from the coding sequence TTGAGGTACGAGAGAAACTTCACCGACAAAGGGCTCTCAAAGTTCGGGGATTCACTTATCAACTTCGTATTCTCACTCGCTTTGAGCGAGTACCTGGGGAAGCCCACAGGGGAGAGGGTTCCCAACGCGTCGCTGAGTATAGCGCTCGAACTTTCCGGGCTGAGACACCTTGTCCCGCCGAGAACCGACAAGCACGGCAGGGGCGACATAGCGGAGGCGATTTTCGCCTACGCCTGGCTGGAGGGCAGGATAACCGTTGAGGAAGCCGTCGAGATTTTGAAGGAGAACTTCACAGGGGACGTTACACACTTCTCAATGAGAAAAGAGGCAATAGGAAGGGCCTTCGCTGAGGTCTTCAAAGTGATAGGGGAGAGGCTGGGCCTATAG
- a CDS encoding sugar phosphate isomerase/epimerase family protein, with protein sequence MEIGVTIYPHFVTKDKTLASVLADVKIKNYDFVSIFPHTLGLIMNGVVIEKKLKNIETTLRGVGIDYLVRMPTSVNLRDHIYYTRHFRVARAMADVAIKLGAKVIVMQSGRTGRLDLEIEAIQQLADMVGPFGIKIALENTFSVKDTLYVVDNVDRENVGFALDVAHAFLSAQGDADKLLEDVKLGTDKTVILMIHDNFGKLFPQVEPEDALAYGVGDLHLLPGEGSIPFGKVLKLFGEVPLLLKVKDPEKFAKVPTKQGLIELLTSL encoded by the coding sequence ATGGAGATAGGCGTAACGATTTACCCGCACTTCGTCACCAAGGACAAGACCCTCGCCTCGGTTCTGGCCGACGTCAAGATAAAGAACTACGACTTCGTCTCGATATTCCCCCACACCCTGGGGCTGATAATGAACGGCGTCGTCATTGAAAAGAAGCTCAAAAACATAGAAACGACCCTCCGCGGTGTAGGCATTGACTACCTGGTCAGGATGCCCACTTCCGTTAATCTGCGGGACCACATCTACTACACGAGACACTTCCGCGTCGCAAGGGCCATGGCGGACGTGGCGATAAAGCTCGGTGCGAAGGTCATCGTCATGCAGAGCGGCAGAACCGGAAGGCTCGACCTTGAGATAGAGGCCATACAGCAGCTCGCCGATATGGTCGGGCCATTTGGCATAAAGATAGCCCTTGAGAACACCTTCAGTGTCAAGGACACGCTCTACGTGGTTGACAACGTGGACAGGGAAAACGTTGGTTTCGCCCTCGATGTCGCTCATGCGTTCCTCAGCGCCCAGGGCGACGCGGACAAGCTGCTGGAGGACGTCAAGCTCGGAACCGACAAGACGGTAATCCTCATGATACACGACAACTTCGGCAAGCTCTTCCCGCAGGTCGAACCCGAGGATGCACTCGCCTACGGCGTCGGCGACCTTCACCTTCTCCCCGGGGAAGGCAGCATACCCTTTGGAAAGGTGCTCAAGCTCTTCGGCGAGGTACCGCTCCTGCTCAAGGTCAAAGACCCAGAGAAGTTCGCAAAGGTCCCCACAAAGCAGGGGTTAATAGAGTTGCTGACAAGCCTATAG
- the sppA gene encoding signal peptide peptidase SppA → MRENIWKYIAAVLVLLLAASSVAVLLLYMQNSELKGYHPSNVTTTVLVQGPNVTCNTTAYMLQIDELQRQVDFLKAQLREQNMPEGNATIAVVPIFGLIDDYTALSVIPTLREIAKNDSIAGVVLWIESPGGYVGPVREIYSTVRKLNLVKPVVAYTGGIAASGGYYIAVGAEEIIADPLAEVGSIGVIYVHYNLQQNYETNGIKVEVFKTGPYKDMGAEWRGLTDEEKAMITEIVDTYFQGFLQAVSSGRNMGLNETRKHATGRTWFAMNVTGSLVDETGDLDYAVSVLEDMLNVSNPRIVIYKGSTPSDFGIFGSTALLLDPRYVSAYIKTG, encoded by the coding sequence ATGAGGGAAAACATCTGGAAGTACATTGCTGCGGTTCTGGTACTCCTTCTCGCGGCCTCTAGTGTGGCGGTTCTTCTGCTATACATGCAGAACTCGGAACTGAAGGGTTATCATCCATCCAACGTCACGACCACCGTTTTGGTTCAGGGCCCCAACGTTACATGCAACACCACAGCGTACATGCTCCAGATAGACGAACTTCAGCGGCAGGTTGACTTCCTGAAGGCCCAGCTCCGGGAACAGAACATGCCGGAGGGCAACGCAACGATAGCGGTGGTGCCAATCTTCGGCCTCATAGACGACTACACTGCCCTCAGCGTGATTCCAACACTGAGGGAAATCGCCAAGAATGACTCCATTGCGGGCGTTGTTCTGTGGATAGAGAGCCCCGGCGGCTACGTTGGGCCCGTCAGGGAGATATACTCCACCGTCCGGAAGCTCAACCTGGTTAAGCCCGTGGTTGCATACACGGGTGGCATAGCGGCCTCAGGAGGGTACTACATAGCCGTCGGTGCGGAGGAGATAATAGCCGACCCTCTAGCGGAGGTTGGGAGTATCGGCGTTATCTACGTCCACTACAACCTCCAGCAGAACTACGAAACGAACGGGATAAAGGTCGAGGTCTTCAAGACCGGCCCGTACAAGGACATGGGCGCCGAATGGCGCGGTCTAACGGACGAAGAAAAGGCCATGATAACGGAGATAGTTGATACGTACTTCCAGGGATTCCTTCAGGCTGTGAGCAGCGGCCGGAATATGGGCCTCAACGAGACGAGGAAACATGCCACGGGCAGGACGTGGTTCGCCATGAACGTTACGGGGAGTCTGGTGGACGAGACCGGCGACCTAGACTACGCGGTCAGCGTGCTTGAGGACATGCTCAACGTTTCCAATCCGAGGATAGTCATTTACAAGGGTTCAACCCCCTCGGACTTTGGAATATTCGGCAGCACGGCCCTCCTTCTGGATCCGAGATACGTTAGCGCGTACATAAAAACGGGGTGA
- a CDS encoding PH1570 family protein: MLCEEKLEVFENGFEDGKFKLRVEFYGSDARRLLLAIIRELYLPDYGEDYVYPFECAKEFWGIYMDASEIAASDFRPNPVKFINRSVLDRLEKVLEETGAPEEVREGIDFEKAEIHRLKKGLLALGKNFILDEGTKTLIVFSKPSARELILRYMGMLDGA; this comes from the coding sequence ATGCTCTGCGAGGAGAAGCTTGAGGTGTTTGAGAACGGCTTTGAGGACGGAAAGTTCAAGCTCAGGGTTGAGTTCTATGGAAGCGATGCCAGGAGGCTTCTCCTTGCCATCATCAGGGAGCTGTACCTGCCGGACTACGGCGAGGACTACGTCTACCCATTCGAATGCGCCAAGGAGTTCTGGGGAATCTACATGGACGCCTCGGAGATAGCCGCCAGCGATTTCAGGCCGAACCCAGTTAAGTTCATCAACCGGAGCGTTCTTGACAGGCTGGAGAAGGTCCTGGAGGAGACGGGCGCGCCCGAAGAGGTCAGAGAGGGCATAGACTTTGAGAAGGCAGAAATCCACAGGCTCAAGAAAGGTTTATTAGCCCTCGGGAAGAACTTCATCCTTGACGAGGGTACCAAAACCCTCATAGTCTTCAGCAAGCCGAGCGCAAGGGAGCTGATATTGAGGTACATGGGGATGCTGGATGGAGCTTGA
- a CDS encoding AI-2E family transporter, producing MELEAGIWIAVSLIVLYLVWETVSPILSPIILAVTLAYILYPLHERLAKKTGNRVSAFTMTAILTVITFLFIIGFALWINDVKSSLAHYINAFFEWLLTWNLPAAVYELLQKLAEDIPKRFEEYVLGYTYSLPKLSLQAIVMVFAFYGMLINARAIRREVYSLLPPENRELAIKLLERAGETLHSLLRGWLAISILKGVFTAGGFILFELAKPGGAIAAGIFTVIFELLPVFGGWVVWLAGAIYMLNSGNVVGAVVFALYGIVFISPLPDILLRPRLGTRERGVNALISLVGIFGGYLAFGFVGIIIGPVALSLLATLVEEWKEVKVKSAG from the coding sequence ATGGAGCTTGAGGCCGGGATTTGGATAGCGGTTTCGCTCATAGTTCTTTACCTCGTATGGGAGACGGTTAGTCCGATCCTTTCTCCGATAATCTTGGCGGTGACGCTGGCGTACATACTCTACCCCCTGCACGAGAGGCTGGCAAAGAAAACCGGCAACAGGGTCTCGGCATTCACCATGACGGCCATCCTGACGGTCATCACCTTCCTCTTCATAATCGGCTTCGCCCTCTGGATAAACGACGTAAAAAGCTCTCTCGCGCACTACATCAACGCCTTCTTTGAGTGGCTCCTCACCTGGAACCTCCCCGCCGCTGTCTACGAACTCCTTCAGAAGCTCGCAGAGGATATACCAAAGCGCTTTGAGGAGTACGTTCTCGGCTACACGTACTCCCTTCCCAAGCTCTCCCTTCAGGCCATAGTCATGGTCTTCGCATTCTACGGCATGCTCATAAACGCTAGGGCCATCCGGAGGGAGGTATATTCTCTCCTGCCGCCCGAGAACAGGGAGCTAGCGATAAAGCTTCTTGAAAGGGCAGGTGAGACGCTCCACAGCCTCCTCCGCGGCTGGCTGGCCATCAGCATCCTCAAGGGCGTTTTCACCGCCGGTGGGTTCATCCTCTTCGAACTCGCCAAACCCGGAGGAGCCATAGCCGCGGGAATATTCACGGTTATCTTCGAGCTCCTTCCGGTTTTTGGGGGCTGGGTTGTCTGGCTTGCCGGGGCGATCTACATGCTCAACAGCGGTAACGTTGTCGGTGCCGTAGTGTTCGCCCTCTACGGAATCGTCTTCATATCACCTCTACCAGACATACTCCTGAGGCCCAGACTCGGAACCAGGGAAAGGGGCGTCAACGCTCTCATCTCGCTCGTTGGAATCTTTGGCGGCTACCTGGCCTTCGGCTTCGTGGGGATAATAATCGGTCCGGTGGCACTCTCATTGCTGGCGACGCTCGTCGAAGAATGGAAGGAAGTCAAGGTGAAAAGCGCCGGATGA
- the folP gene encoding dihydropteroate synthase has product MKFAGVKLDEPRIMGVINVSPESFYKGSVRNDEERLIETAVRMVEEGASFIDIGAKSTAPYLETQIPVEEEIRRAVWAIKAIRDHIDVPISIDTTSARVAEEALKAGADIINDVTGFKGDPGMAEVAKEYGAPAILCAHGEVRNLSDPVHTVMDFLQESLVIAEKHGIEDITIDPAIGFLRPEWPPWYEWDSKVIANLEALKIFGRPILIGVSRKSFIGAITGRKDPAERLPGSLSATAVAVLKGAHIVRTHDVKETLDAVKVAAFIRRFSP; this is encoded by the coding sequence ATGAAGTTCGCGGGGGTTAAGCTGGACGAACCAAGGATAATGGGCGTCATCAACGTCTCCCCTGAAAGCTTCTACAAGGGGAGCGTCAGAAACGACGAGGAAAGGCTTATCGAGACCGCGGTAAGGATGGTTGAAGAGGGTGCTTCCTTCATTGACATCGGGGCAAAGTCCACGGCGCCGTATCTCGAAACCCAGATTCCGGTAGAGGAGGAGATTAGAAGGGCAGTTTGGGCGATTAAAGCCATACGCGACCACATAGATGTCCCGATTAGCATAGACACGACGAGCGCGAGGGTCGCAGAGGAGGCTCTCAAAGCCGGGGCGGACATCATAAACGACGTCACCGGGTTCAAAGGAGACCCTGGAATGGCAGAGGTGGCGAAAGAGTACGGGGCTCCAGCAATTCTCTGTGCCCACGGGGAGGTCAGAAACCTCAGCGACCCGGTTCACACGGTCATGGACTTCCTGCAGGAGAGCCTCGTCATAGCTGAGAAGCACGGAATCGAGGATATCACCATAGACCCCGCGATAGGCTTCCTCCGCCCGGAGTGGCCGCCGTGGTACGAGTGGGACTCAAAGGTAATAGCCAACTTGGAGGCCCTCAAAATCTTCGGAAGGCCGATTCTCATTGGGGTGTCGAGAAAGTCCTTCATCGGGGCGATAACGGGCAGAAAAGACCCGGCTGAGAGGCTCCCGGGAAGCCTATCGGCAACCGCCGTAGCAGTCCTCAAGGGGGCACATATCGTCAGAACTCACGACGTCAAGGAGACCCTCGACGCGGTTAAAGTTGCCGCCTTCATCCGGCGCTTTTCACCTTGA
- a CDS encoding beta-ribofuranosylaminobenzene 5'-phosphate synthase family protein: protein MIIRTPRRLHLGLIDPSATLGRRFGSLGVALEGGYEIKLIESDGLEIIAEGEDRDTVEAVVRRMNSAYETGVNYIVEVRRAIPRHVGLGSTTQLSLAVAAGIAKLRNLNVSIEELARVLGRGRNGGVGVYSFAYGGFVIDGGVRNGLPPLIFRENFPEEWAFLLVIPELKPGLDEEEEKPVMASVTGRADVAMEISHRILLGLLPALKERDVKTFGEHLSAIQRLVGKHFEPYQGGEFREDVKLVLDFLAEKTYGHGQSSWGPTVYGLILRSDFGRLSAEARDYLREHGIKVKVELGLPNNTGAEIIGESAFLERLIRSVGG from the coding sequence ATGATAATCCGCACTCCGAGGAGACTACACCTCGGCCTCATAGACCCGTCGGCCACATTGGGGAGGCGCTTTGGGAGCCTTGGCGTCGCCCTCGAAGGCGGCTACGAGATCAAGCTCATCGAGAGCGATGGTCTGGAGATAATCGCCGAGGGGGAGGACCGGGACACTGTGGAGGCGGTGGTAAGGAGGATGAACTCCGCCTACGAGACGGGGGTTAACTACATCGTTGAGGTCAGGAGAGCTATCCCAAGACACGTCGGCCTCGGCTCGACGACCCAGCTGAGCCTGGCGGTCGCTGCTGGAATAGCAAAGCTCAGAAATCTGAACGTTTCGATTGAAGAGCTTGCAAGGGTTCTCGGCAGGGGAAGGAATGGCGGGGTCGGGGTGTATTCCTTTGCCTACGGCGGGTTTGTCATAGACGGCGGCGTCAGGAACGGCCTTCCCCCCCTCATATTCCGGGAGAACTTTCCGGAGGAGTGGGCCTTTCTGCTGGTCATTCCCGAACTCAAGCCGGGTCTCGACGAGGAGGAGGAAAAGCCCGTGATGGCGAGCGTTACCGGAAGGGCAGATGTGGCGATGGAGATAAGCCACAGGATCCTCCTTGGCCTCCTGCCCGCTTTGAAGGAGAGGGACGTAAAAACCTTCGGCGAACACCTCTCCGCGATACAGCGGCTCGTGGGAAAGCACTTCGAACCGTACCAGGGCGGGGAGTTCAGGGAGGACGTTAAGCTGGTACTCGACTTTCTGGCGGAGAAAACCTACGGCCACGGCCAGAGCTCCTGGGGGCCAACGGTTTACGGGCTGATACTCCGGAGTGACTTCGGGAGGCTCAGCGCCGAGGCCCGGGACTACCTCAGGGAGCACGGGATAAAGGTGAAGGTCGAGCTCGGCCTTCCGAACAACACCGGCGCGGAGATAATCGGGGAGAGCGCGTTCCTCGAAAGGTTGATAAGGTCCGTGGGTGGTTAA
- a CDS encoding N-glycosylase/DNA lyase has product MTLDRFIRVRYRADEEKVEALREILSELGLDCARTIEERVDLQFDALRNLHGNLKNDELFIKLVIANSIVSYQLSAKGEAWWWEFSRYFSGNPPEGSIVGAYSAFLPNSKTNRRLTAGKLRRLERLEPFLDSLSLEDLRNYYFNGMELLRNELAKTLGSRKSAKTIVFAVKMFGYAGRIVFGKFVPYPMGIEIPDDVRINAYTKRFTNEPPVSFWRGIAEETGIPPLHIDSILWPVLGGHDEVLTRLKKYCTKWKEVLRLANL; this is encoded by the coding sequence GTGACCCTCGACAGGTTCATCAGGGTGAGGTACAGGGCCGACGAGGAAAAGGTGGAGGCCCTCAGGGAGATTCTAAGCGAACTTGGCCTCGACTGCGCCAGAACCATCGAGGAGCGGGTTGACCTCCAGTTCGATGCGCTGCGGAACCTCCACGGGAACCTGAAAAACGATGAGCTCTTCATCAAGCTCGTCATTGCGAACTCCATCGTCAGCTACCAGCTGAGCGCGAAGGGAGAGGCATGGTGGTGGGAGTTCTCCCGTTATTTTTCCGGGAACCCACCGGAGGGGAGTATAGTCGGGGCCTATTCCGCTTTCCTGCCAAATTCAAAGACGAACAGACGGCTAACAGCGGGAAAGCTTAGGCGGCTGGAGAGGCTTGAGCCCTTCCTCGATTCCCTCTCCCTGGAAGACCTTAGGAACTACTACTTCAACGGGATGGAGCTCCTGCGCAACGAGCTCGCGAAAACGCTTGGCTCAAGGAAAAGTGCCAAGACTATCGTCTTCGCCGTCAAGATGTTCGGCTACGCCGGCAGGATTGTTTTTGGGAAGTTCGTGCCCTATCCGATGGGCATCGAGATACCCGACGACGTGAGGATAAACGCCTACACGAAGCGCTTCACGAACGAGCCCCCGGTGAGCTTCTGGAGGGGAATCGCGGAGGAAACCGGTATTCCACCGCTGCACATCGATTCAATACTCTGGCCGGTTCTGGGGGGACATGATGAGGTTCTCACGCGGCTGAAAAAGTACTGCACGAAATGGAAAGAGGTTCTAAGACTCGCGAACCTCTAA